A stretch of DNA from Streptococcus sp. NPS 308:
AAGATAGGAGAAATATTTGATTATCAAATTTTTAAGGGGGAAATCGTGTCGTATTTTGAACAGTTTATGCAAGCCAATCAGGCTTATGTTGCCCTTCATGGGAAATTAAATCTGCCACTTAAGCCGAAAACAAGAGTAGCAATTGTGACCTGCATGGACTCACGGCTACACGTCGCGCAAGCTTTAGGTTTAGCACTTGGGGATGCTCATATTTTGCGGAATGCTGGAGGCAGAGTAACGGAGGACATGATTCGTTCTCTGGTGATCTCCCAGCAACAAATGGGTACACGTGAAATTGTGGTGCTTCACCATACAGACTGTGGAGCTCAAACCTTTCAAAACGAGTCTTTTCAAGAGCATTTGAAGCACGAGCTCGGGGTTGATGTTTCTGGTCAAGATTTTTTACCATTCCAGGATGTTGAAGAGAGTGTGAGAGAGGATATGCAGTTGCTTCGAGAATCTCCACTGATTCCTGATGATGTGGCTATTTCAGGTGCGGTTTACGATGTGGATACAGGGAGTATGAGAGAAGTATACTAACTTCATCTTGCAGAATTCTAATCCTAGCATAAAATCGTTACTTCAAATGTAGCGATTTTAATTTTAATATAACTAATATAAGTTGGCAAAAAACAAGGGTATAAATGTTTACTCTTGTTTTATTTTTGATTGAAAAATAAAAGAAAAAGCGCTACAATGGTAGATGGAAAATGTTGTGTAAAAAACAAGTGATACATAGATACCGGAGGAAATCATGTCTTTTTCTGATTTAAAGCTGTTTGCCCTTTCTTCAAATAGAGAATTGGCAGAGCGTGTGGCGCAAGAGATTGGGATAGAGTTGGGGAAATCGACTGTTCGTCAATTTTCAGATGGGGAGATTCAGGTCAATATCGAAGAATCAATCCGTGGAAAACACGTCTTTATCCTACAATCAACGAGCTCACCTGTAAATGACAATCTGCTCGAAATTTTGATCATGGTAGATGCCTTGAAGCGAGCTAGTGCAGAATCTGTCAACGTTGTTATGCCTTACTATGGCTATGCACGTCAGGATAGAAAAGCGCGCGCGCGTGAGCCAATCACTGCAAAACTCGTTGCAAACATGCTAGAAGTTGCTGGGGTAGATCGTTTGTTGACGATTGATTTGCACGCTGCACAGATTCAGGGATTCTTTGATATTCCCGTAGATCACTTGATGGGTGCTCCATTGATTGCGGACTATTTTGAACGTCGCGGCATGGTTGGCTCTGACTACGTGGTTGTCAGCCCAGACCATGGTGGGGTGACTCGTGCTCGTAAATTGGCAGAGTTTTTGAAAACTCCGATTGCGATTATTGACAAACGCCGTAGTGTAGACAAGATGAATACCAGCGAGGTGATGAACATCATCGGTAAGGTCGAAGGCAAGACTTGTATCTTGATTGACGATATGATTGATACAGCTGGAACTATTTGTCATGCAGCGGATGCACTTGCTGAAGCAGGCGCTGTTGAAGTTTACGCAAGCTGTACGCACCCAGTTCTTTCTGGACCAGCTATGGACAATATCCAAAAATCAGCTATTAAAAAATTGGTTGTTTTGGATACTATCTACCTACCAGAAGAGCGTTTGATTGATAAGATTGAACAAATTTCGATTGCTCATCTCTTAGGAGATGCCATTGTACGTATCCACGAAAAACGCCCTCTTTCTCCATTATTTAGTATCGAGAAAAAAATCTAAACTTTCACTTGAAATAGATCGTTCTCCTAGCAGGTTTCTTTTCTTGCTAGGAGATTTTTTGTAGTCAAAATCTGCAAGCCTTTTCATAATATGCTATACTGATGAAAAAGGAGGATTTCTATGAGCCAAGAATTTATCAATCCAAGTGATGGTGTGGTACGTCAGTATCTTGCAACCAGTAAAACGTTAGCGGTAGTGGGTTTGTCCGATCGTGAAGAAACAACTAGCAATCGAGTGACTAAGGAAATGCAGGCTCGGGGCTATAAAATCATTCCAGTCAATCCCAAGGCTGCAGGTGGCGAAATCTTGGGAGAAAAGGCCTATGCAAGCCTAGCTGAGATTCCTTTTCCTGTCGATATTGTCAATGTTTACCGACGTAGCGAGTTTTTACCAGATGTGGCGCGAGATTTTCTCAAGGCTGATGCCAAGATTTTTTGGGCACAACTAGGTCTAGAAAGTCTAGAAGCGGAAGAAATCTTGCGTGCTGGAGGATGCGACGACATCGTGATGAATCGCTGTATCAAGAGAGAACACACACGCTTAATTCTTGAACAATAAAAGGTAGCCATGGGCTACCTTTTGTCTTAGAAAATACCAATCAATGCCTGCATGCCAAGACTGGTAAGGATGATGGCAATCCAGCAAAGGCCTCCAAGAAGAATGGATTTGCCGCTGGATTTGATCAATCCAATGAGATTGGTTTTGAGACCGATGGCGCTCATGGCCATGACGATAAGGAATTTGGAGAGTTGCTTAAGAGGGGTAAAGATACTACCGGACACACCGAGAGAGGTAAGGAGAGTTGTTAGGAGAGAAGCCAAGATAAAGTAAAGGATAAAAAGTGGGAAGACTTTTTTTAGTTGGAAACCCTGGCTATTTTTTTGTTGGCGACTTTGCCAGTAGGAGAGAAAGAGCGTGATAGGAATAATGGCAAGGGTGCGTGTGAGTTTAACAATGGTTGCAGACTCAAGGGTATTGGTCTGATAAAGACTGTCCCATGCGCTGGCTGTGGCCGTTACAGAAGAAGTATCGTTGACTGCGGTTCCTGCAAAGAGGGCGAAGCCTTCATTTGATAGGTGAAGCCAGGTTCCTAGAGTTGGAAAGATGAGTGCGGCTAAGACATTGAAGAAAAAGATAACGGAAATGGCTTGGGCGACTTCTTTTTCCTTGGCATGGATAACGGGCGCTGTCGCAGCAATGGCAGAACCACCACAGATCGAAGACCCCACTCCAATCAAGGTAGCCAGTTTAGTATCCAAAGCAAAAAAGCGCTGGAAGAGGTAGGCAACAATCAAGGAAATCGAAATGGTGGAGAGGATAACAGGGAGCGAAGATTGCCCGACTGCGAAGACTTGCGAGATATTGAGACCAAAACCGAGCAAAATAACGGCATATTGAAGTAATTTCTTGGAACTAAAGGTCAAGCCAGCACCCAGTTGCTTGTAGGAAGAGAGAAAAGGATGGAGGAGCATCCCCGCAAAAATCGCAAAGATAGGTGCTCCGACGACAGGAAAGAAACCTCCTAAGTACCAGGATATGAAAGAAATGAGAAGGCAGGCCAAGATTCCTGCCCCATTTTTTGATAAAAATGACATATAAACCTCCGAAAATAAGCACTTATTATTATAGTCCTGTCGAGAAGAAAAGTAAAACAGAAAGTGAAAATTCTTGATTTCAGATGGATTTTGCGGTCAGGGAGCTTTTGTAGTATAATAGTACTATGTTCTGTAAGTAAGGGGATATCTATGGACTTAACCAAGCGCTTTAATAAACAATTAGATAAGATTCAAGTGTCCTTGATTCGTCAGTTTGATCAGGCCATTTCAGAGATCCCTGGAGTTCTGCGTTTGACCTTGGGAGAGCCTGACTTTACAACGCCAGATCATGTCAAGGAGGCGGCCAAGCGAGCGATTGACCAGAACCAGTCCTACTATACAGGGATGAGCGGTTTACTGACCTTGCGCCAGGCAGCTAGTGATTTTGTAAAAGAAAAATACCAGTTGGACTACAATCCTGAAAATGAAATCTTGGTTACTATCGGAGCGACAGAGGCTTTATCTGCTACTTTGACAGCTATCTTAGAAGAAGGAGACAAGGTACTCTTGCCAGCTCCTGCCTATCCAGGCTATGAGCCGATTGTCAACCTAGTTGGGGCAGAGATTGTCGAGATTGATACAACTGAAAATGGTTTTGTCTTGACTCCTGAAATGTTGGAAAAAGCAATTTTGGAGCAGGGGGACAAGCTCAAAGCAGTTATTCTCAACTATCCAGCCAATCCGACAGGAATTACCTATAGTCGGGAGCAGTTGGAAGCCTTGGCAGCTGTTTTACGTAAATACGAGATTTTTGTGGTCTGTGATGAGGTCTACTCAGAATTGACCTATACAGGGGAAAATCATGTATCATTGGGAACTATGCTGAGAGATCAAGCCATTATCATCAATGGCCTGTCTAAATCGCATGCTATGACAGGTTGGCGTTTAGGTTTTATCTTTGCTCCTGCAGCTTTCACAGCTCAGTTAATCAAGAGTCACCAATATTTGGTTACTGCGGCAAACACCATGGCCCAACATGCTGCAGTAGAAGCCTTGACTGCTGGTAAAAACGACGCAGAGCCTATGAAGAAGGAATACATCCAGCGTCGAGATTACATTATTGAGAAGATGACAGCTCTTGGCTTTGAAATTATCAAACCAGACGGTGCCTTCTATATCTTTGCTAAGATTCCAGCAGGTTACAATCAAGACTCCTTTGCTTTCCTCAAGGATTTTGCCCAGAAGAAGGCTGTTGCCTTTATCCCTGGTGCTGCCTTTGGTCGTTATGGAGAAGGCTATGTTCGTCTGTCTTATGCAGCCAGCATGGAAACGATCAGGGAGGCCATGAAACGACTTGAGGAGTACATGAGAGAAGCATGATCCAGTCTATAACGAGTCAAGGTCTCGTACTCTACAATCGTAACTTTCGGGAGGATGATAAGCTGGTCAAGATCTTCACCGAGCAGGCTGGTAAGCGCATGTTTTTCGTCAAACACGCTGGTCAATCCAAACTAGCTCCTGTTATTCAGCCCTTGGTGTTGGCACGGTTTCTCTTGCGAATCAATGATGATGGACTCAGTTACATTGAGGACTATCATGAGGTGATGACCTTTCCCAAAATCAATAGCGACCTCTTTGTCATGGCTTATGCGACTTATGTTGCGGCTCTTGCAGATGCCAGTTTGCAGGATAATCAGCAGGATGCTCCCTTGTTTGCCTTCTTGAGAAAGACTCTAGAGTTGATGGAAGAGGGTTTAGATTATCAGGTTTTGACCAATATTTTTGAAATTCAAATCTTGACCCGATTTGGAATTGGGCTCAATTTTAATGAGTGTGTCTTTTGCCATCGGGTAGGTCAGGCCTTTGACTTTTCTTTCAAATATGGAGCCTGCCTCTGTCCAGACCATTACCATGAGGACGAGAAACGTTGCCATCTGAATCCCAACATCCCTTATCTGCTCAATCAATTTCAGGCTATTGATTTTGAGACCTTGAAGACCATTTCGCTTAAGGCCGAAATCAAGCAAGAGCTACGCCAATTTATGGATCAGATCTACGAAGAGTATGTTGGGATTCATCTAAAATCAAAAAAATTTATTGATTCCCTAGCCGACTGGGGACAATTACTAAAAGAGGAAGACAAATGAAAAAAATCGCAGTAGATGCTATGGGGGGCGATTACGCACCTCAGGCCATCGTTGAGGGTGTCAATCAAGCTCTAGCTGACTTTTCAGATATTGAGATTCAACTCTATGGAGATGAAAGTAAGATTAAGCAATATCTAACAGCGACAGAGCGTGTCAGCATTATCCATACGGATGAGAAAATTAACTCAGACGATGAGCCGACAAAAGCTATCCGTAAGAAGAAAAATGCCAGCATGATATTGGCGGCTAAGGCAGTCAAAGAGGGAGAGGCAGATGCTGTTCTTTCCGCAGGAAACACAGGTGCCTTGTTGGCAGCAGGATTCTTCATCGTGGGTCGTATCAAGAATATCGACCGACCTGGACTTATGTCAACATTGCCAACTATAGATGGAAAAGGCTTTGATATGCTTGACCTCGGTGCCAATGTAGAAAACACTGCCCAGCACCTCCATCAATACGCTGTTCTCGGCTCCTTCTATGCCAAGAATGTTCGTGGGATTGCAAAACCACGTATTGGTTTGCTTAACAACGGAACAGAAAGCAGCAAGGGAGACCCGCTTCGTAAGGAAACTTACGAATTGCTAGTAGCTGATGAAAGTTTGAACTTTATCGGAAACGTGGAAGCGCGTGATCTAATGAATGGCGTTGCGGATGTTGTCGTGACAGATGGTTTCACGGGAAACGCAGTGCTCAAATCTATCGAAGGGACAGCTATGGGAATCATGGGCTTGCTCAAGACAGCTATTACAGGTGGTGGGCTTCGAGCAAAACTTGGTGCTCTTCTCCTTAAAGATAGTTTGAAAGGTTTGAAAAAACAGCTCAACTATTCAGATGTTGGAGGGGCAGTCTTGTTTGGTGTCAAAGCACCTGTTGTTAAGACCCATGGCTCAAGCGATGCCAAGGCTGTGTACAGTACGATTCGTCAGATTCGTACCATGCTAGAAACAGACGTAGTTGCTCAAACTGCGCGTGAATTTTCAGGAGAATAACAGATGACAAACAAAGAAATTTTTGACCGTATCGTGACCATTATCCAAGAAAGACAGGGAGAAAACTTTGTCGTGACAGAAGCCTTGAGTCTGAAGGACGACCTCGATGCAGACTCAGTGGACTTGATGGAGTTCGTCTTGACGCTAGAAGATGAATTTGGAATCGAAATCAGCGATGAGGAAATTGACCATCTTCAAAGTGTAACAGATGTAATCGAAACCATTAAAGGTAAAATATAGCCGAAAGCAACATGCAAGTCATGTTGTTTTTTTATTTGCAGAAAAAAGAAAAACGTTAAAATTTTTAGTAGAAATTGCGAATAAAGAGACGAGAAAGAAAAAAGGAGGATTATCTATGTATGTGACAGGTTTTTATCCCTGGTTCATTAAGTGGTTTTTAAAATAAAAGTAAAATAGCTGTTCATTTTCGAATTGTTTTTCGAATGGATAAGTGAGAAGAGAAGAAAGGAGACTACGCGATGTATTTACCAATTTTATTGCCATGGTTTATCAAATGGTATTTGAAATAAATGAAATTTACCTGTTCATTTTAAATCACTTCTCGAATAGATAAGTGAGAAGAACAGGAAGGAAAAAGATTTCAGTAATTTACCCAATCTGGTTTTTAAAATGGTTTAAAGCCTAGAGACCATAAACTAAAAAAATAAAAATAAAGGAGAAAAAAGATGACAAACTTTGACAAAATGGAACAGAACTTTGTAGCTCTTACTGAAGAAGAGTTGATGGATGTGGATGGGGGAGCATGGCCGATTGTAGCTTGGGTGATTGCTAATCCTGTGACAGCAGCTAAAATTGCTGGTGGAATTACTGCAGTAGGAATTGCAGGTTATAATTATGTGACGGGTAGATGGTAATAGAAGGAGGAGATGATATGGAAAAATCTATTTTAGAATTTGAAACAATGACTAATACGGACTTGCAGGAAATTCAAGGGGGAGCCTTTCCCCTTCTTATCCCTGTGGCAGTCGGTTTTGTAAAAGGATTTGTATATACAGGTGGAGCTATTTTAACAACTCGAGCACTCTTTTCAGGTAAATAGGAGTCTGCTATGAAAAAAATCTTATTAGGATTTGCTGAGGGGTATTTTGTCGTATCGATCATTCTTTATATCGCAACGTATATGATTATGAAAAATCCGATCAATACCTTGTTTTATCCAGAAACCTACCCAATTCTGCTTGGTCTGTTTTATGTAGGATACAAGTACAAAACAAAAGAAAGTACGATTGGGAATTGATGGACCATCAGATTGGAGTTTGAGATGAAAGTTGTTCAATTACTAGGAAACACTTGGCCAGAGACCACAGTATTATTTAGCTCGATGGCTTATCTAATTATTAGAATCGTGGCTAACGTAAACAAAATAAATCTACCTACGATTTCCTTGTTTTTAGTGGTTTTTATTTTACTGTGTCGGGGCCAAGGAGAAAGAAAAGGAGAATAGAATGAATAGGATTGTAAAATATGTTCTACTATTCACTTTCCTATTTTTGATGAATATTTTCATCTTTGGGATACTAGCAACTCTTGGATTTCAAGTAACAATGAGTGAAAATAGTTATATGGTGCCCCCGGTGTTTGCGTTTATCGTTTTATACACTATTCACAAAAGAAGTGGGAAAGGTAAGAAATCTCTGTAATTGAATATTTTAGGCAGGACTCTTGTTCTGCCTCTTTTCTTTGACAAAAAGTGCTGTTTAGGCGTGGATATTGTTTTTTCAGAAACAATTCCCTTATTTCTTCTTCGTTTGGTTAAAATAATCTTACAAATTTTTAAAGAGATTGTTAGAAAAAGGAGAAGATATGAAATTTAGGAAAAGGCACTATCGTCCCCAGGTGGATCAGATGGATTGTGGCGTGGCTTCCTTAGCCATGGTATTTGGCTACTATGGTAGTTATTACTCCTTGGCTCATCTACGAGAGTTAGCCAAGACGACCATGGATGGGACGACCGCTTTGGGACTTGTAAAGGTGGCAGAGGAGATTGGGTTTGAGACGCGGGCTATCAAGGCGGATATGACGCTCTTTGATCTGCCAGATTTGACCTTTCCTTTTGTGGCTCATGTGCTCAAGGAAGGGAAATTGCTCCACTATTATGTGGTGACAGGTCAGGATAAAAAGCACATCTATATCGCTGATCCAGATCCTGGTGTCAAGCTGACCAAGATTTCCCGTGAGCGATTTGCGCAAGAGTGGACAGGGGTTAGTATTTTTATGGCACCATCTCCGGGCTATAAACCTCATAAGGAGAAGAAACAGGGGCTCCTATCCTTCTTGCCGATTTTACTCAAACAGCATGGCTTAATTACCAATATCGTCCTAGCGACACTCTTGGTAACCTTGATCAATATCGTGGGTTCCTACTATCTTCAGTCCATCATTGATAGTTACGTGCCAGACCAGATGCGTTCGACCTTGGGCATTATCTCAATAGGACTAGTCATCGTCTATATTCTCCAGCAGATTTTGTCTTATGCGCAGGAATACCTCTTACTTGTTCTGGGTCAACGGTTGTCTATCGATGTGATTTTGTCCTACATCAAGCATGTTTTTCACCTGCCGATGTCCTTTTTCGCGACACGCAGGACAGGAGAAATCGTGTCTCGTTTTACAGATGCCAATAGTATCATTGATGCGCTGGCGTCGACCATTCTGTCGATTTTCCTAGATGTGTCGACGATTTTGATTATCTCGCTTGTCTTGTTTTCACAAAATATGACACTCTTTTTCATTAGTCTACTTGCGCTTCCCATCTATACAGTGATTATCTTTGCCTTTATGAAGCCTTTTGAAAAGATGAATCGGGATACCATGGAAGCTAATGCGGTTCTGTCTTCTTCTATCATCGAGGACATCAACGGCATTGAGACCATTAAATCTTTGACCAGTGAGAGTTCGCGCTATCAAAAGATTGACAAGGAATTTGTGGCTTATCTGAAAAAATCTTTTACCTATAGTCGGGCAGAAAGCCAGCAAAAGGCTCTGAAAAAAGTTGCCCAGCTCCTGCTCAATGTTGCCGTTCTCTGGCTGGGAGCTATTCTGGTCATGGATGGGAAAATGAGTTTGGGCCAGCTGATTACTTATAATACTTTGCTTGTTTACTTTACCAATCCTTTGGAAAATATTATCAACCTGCAAACCAAGCTTCAGACAGCGCAGGTCGCCAATAACCGTCTTAACGAGGTTTATCTAGTAGCTTCGGAGTTTGAGTTTGAGGAGCAGAAAACAGTCGAAGATTTGAGCATGATGAAGGGAGATATGACCTTTAAGCAGGTTCACTACAAGTATGGCTATGGTCGAGATGTCTTGTCGGATATCAATTTGACCATCCCGCAAGGTTCTAAGATGGCTTTTGTGGGGATTTCAGGTTCGGGTAAGACCACCTTAGCAAAAATGATGGTTAATTTCTACGATCCAAGTCAGGGAGAGATTAGTCTGGGTGGTGTCAATCTCAATCAGATTGATAAAAAAGCCCTGCGCCAGTACATCAACTATCTGCCTCAACAGCCCTATGTCTTTAACGGAACGATTTTGGAGAATCTGCTCCTTGGAGCCAAGGAAGGGACGACGCAGGAAGATATCTTACGAGCAGTTGAATTGGCTGAGATTCGGGAGGATATCGAGCGAATGCCACTGAATTATCAGACAGAATTGACTTCGGATGGGGCAGGTATTTCTGGGGGACAACGACAACGAATCGCTTTGGCGCGTGCTCTTTTAACGGATGCGCCTGTTCTGATATTGGACGAGGCGACTAGTAGTCTAGATATTTTGACGGAGAAGCGGATTGTTGATAATCTCATGGCTTTAGACAAGACCTTGATTTTCATCGCCCACCGCTTGACCATTGCTGAGCGAACAGAGAAGGTTGTTGTCTTGAATCAAGGCAAGATTGTCGAAGAAGGAAACCATGCAGACTTGCTTGCTCGAGGCGAATTTTACGCTCATTTGGTCAATAGCTAGAAAGAGGAGAGGATGAAACCAGAATTTTTAGAAAGTGCGGAGTTTTATAATCGTCGTTACCATAATTTTTCCAGTCGGGTGATTTTACCTATGTCCCTTCTGCTCGTATTTCTGCTAGGATTTGCAGTTTTTGCAGAGAAGGAGATTAGTTTGTCTGCCAGAGCAACTGTCGAACCTAGTCGAATAATTGCCAATATCCAGTCGACTAGCAATCAACGCATTGTGGCCAATTATCTGGAAGAAAACAAGTTGGTCAAGCAAGGGGATCTGCTCGTTCAGTACCAGCAAGGGGCGGAGGCTGTCCAGGTTGAGGCATATGCCAGTCAATTGGAGATGTTAAAGGATCAAAAAAAGCAGTTGGGGTATTTGCAATCCAGTTTGAAAGAGGGGAGTGATCAATTTCCAGAAGCAGATAAGTTTGGTTATCAGGAGATGTTTCGAGACTATCTCAGCCAAGCTAGTAGTCTTAGAAGTAATGTTTCTCAGCAAAATGCCAGCATCTCTTCTCAAAATGCAGCCGCAAGTCAGAGCCAGGCCGAGATTGGCAATCTTATCAGCCAAACAGAGGATAAAATTCGAGATTACAAAACAGCTAAGTCGGCGATTGAAACAGGAGCTCAACTAGATAGTCAAAATGCAGCCTACTCATTTTATCAGACTTATAAAAACCAAGCTGGAGAAGATCCGCAAGCTAAATCGCAAGTTATTGCACAGGTGGATGCACAAATTACCCAGCTAGAGTCTAGTTTAGCTACTTATCGTGTGCAGTATGCGGGTTCTGGAGCTCAACAAGCCTACGCAACGGGACTGGATAGTCAACTTGAATCCCTCAAGTCTCAGCACCTAGTCAAAGTCGGCCAGGAATTAACCCTTTTGGATCAGAAAATTTTGGAGGCAGAGTCGGGTAAGAAAGTCCAAGGAGGTCTGCTGGATAAGGGAAAAATTACAGCAAGTGAGGATGGGGTGCTTCACCTTAATCCTGAGACCAGTGAATCTACGATGGTTGCAGAAGGAACTCTGCTAGCCCAGCTCTATCCATCCTTGGAAAAAGAAGGTAAAACTAAACTCACGGCTTATCTTACTTCAAAAGATGTTGCAAGGCTCAAGGTCGGTGATTCTGTCCGTTTCACTACAAGCAAGGATGGTAATAAAGAGCTCGTTCTTGTTTCTGCGATTACGAATATTGACGCGACAGCTACCAAGACTGAAAAGGGCAATTTCTTTAAAATAGAGGTGGAGACCAGTCTGACTCCTGAACAGGCAGAAAGTCTTCGCTATGGTTCAGAAGGACGTTTGACGCTAATCACAGGGAAGAAAAGCTATTTGCGCTATTATTGGGATCAATTTTTGAACAGAGAATAATGTTCGTCTTTTTTCGAGATAACTGATTGAAAAACTGTAAGACAAAGGTGTTTTGCAGTTTTTTCTTTACGCAACAAGTACTATTTTGTTAATAGTTCGTAAAAATCTTGAATTTTTGTTTGTTTTGTGGTAGAATGTGCTCAAGTAATACGAAAGGCGAACTTTAAAATGTCAAAAAAACTGATCTATTCGGGAAAAGCCAAGGATATCTATACAACTGAGGATGAAAATCTCATTATTTCAACTTACAAGGACCAGGCAACTGCCTTCAACGGTGTCAAGAAGGAGCAGATTGCGGGCAAAGGAGTCTTGAATAATCAGATTTCATCTTTTATTTTTGAGAAATTAAATGCGGCTGGTGTAGCGACTCACTTTGTGGATAAGCTTTCAGATACAGAGCAACTCAATAAAAAGGTGGAGATTATTCCTTTGGAAGTTGTGCTTCGCAACTACACGGCTGGTTCCTTTTCAAAACGTTTTGGGGTGGAAGAAGGTATCGCATTTGAGACTCCAATTGTAGAATTTTACTATAAAAATGATGATTTGGATGACCCCTTTATCAATGACGAGCATGTGAAATTCCTTAAAATTGCGGATGACCAGCAGGTTGCTTACTTGAAAGAAGAAACCCGTCGTATCAATGAACTCTTGAAAGCTTGGTTTGCTGAGATTGGTCTTAAGTTAATCGATTTTAAACTGGAATTTGGTTTTGATAAGGATGGCAAGATTATCTTGGCTGACGAATTTTCACCAGATAACTGCCGTTTATGGGATGCGGATGGTAACCACATGGATAAGGATGTTTTCCGTAGAGGACTAGGTGAATTGACTGACGTCTACGAAGTTGTTTGGGAGAAATTGCAGGCTTTGAAATAAGCTGTTATAAACGGAAAACCTTCGTCTCTCAGATGTAAGGACTCAGGCTGAAAAGGTCCCCTGGACCTTTACACTCCGTCGTGGCTTGGGAGAACTAACAGATGTTTACGAGATTGTTTGGGAGAAATTGCAGGGTTTGAAATAATCTGTTTGCAAGACTCTCAAGGTCGTTGGGAACATTGCAAGAGTTGAAATAAAGGAATAAGAATTGATGAATAAACGTATTTTTGTTGAAAAAAAGGCTGATTTTCAGGTTAAGTCAGAGAGTTTGGTGAGAGAGCTCCAGCACAACTTGGGACTTTCAACT
This window harbors:
- the comB gene encoding competence pheromone export protein ComB, which translates into the protein MKPEFLESAEFYNRRYHNFSSRVILPMSLLLVFLLGFAVFAEKEISLSARATVEPSRIIANIQSTSNQRIVANYLEENKLVKQGDLLVQYQQGAEAVQVEAYASQLEMLKDQKKQLGYLQSSLKEGSDQFPEADKFGYQEMFRDYLSQASSLRSNVSQQNASISSQNAAASQSQAEIGNLISQTEDKIRDYKTAKSAIETGAQLDSQNAAYSFYQTYKNQAGEDPQAKSQVIAQVDAQITQLESSLATYRVQYAGSGAQQAYATGLDSQLESLKSQHLVKVGQELTLLDQKILEAESGKKVQGGLLDKGKITASEDGVLHLNPETSESTMVAEGTLLAQLYPSLEKEGKTKLTAYLTSKDVARLKVGDSVRFTTSKDGNKELVLVSAITNIDATATKTEKGNFFKIEVETSLTPEQAESLRYGSEGRLTLITGKKSYLRYYWDQFLNRE
- the comA gene encoding peptide cleavage/export ABC transporter ComA, coding for MKFRKRHYRPQVDQMDCGVASLAMVFGYYGSYYSLAHLRELAKTTMDGTTALGLVKVAEEIGFETRAIKADMTLFDLPDLTFPFVAHVLKEGKLLHYYVVTGQDKKHIYIADPDPGVKLTKISRERFAQEWTGVSIFMAPSPGYKPHKEKKQGLLSFLPILLKQHGLITNIVLATLLVTLINIVGSYYLQSIIDSYVPDQMRSTLGIISIGLVIVYILQQILSYAQEYLLLVLGQRLSIDVILSYIKHVFHLPMSFFATRRTGEIVSRFTDANSIIDALASTILSIFLDVSTILIISLVLFSQNMTLFFISLLALPIYTVIIFAFMKPFEKMNRDTMEANAVLSSSIIEDINGIETIKSLTSESSRYQKIDKEFVAYLKKSFTYSRAESQQKALKKVAQLLLNVAVLWLGAILVMDGKMSLGQLITYNTLLVYFTNPLENIINLQTKLQTAQVANNRLNEVYLVASEFEFEEQKTVEDLSMMKGDMTFKQVHYKYGYGRDVLSDINLTIPQGSKMAFVGISGSGKTTLAKMMVNFYDPSQGEISLGGVNLNQIDKKALRQYINYLPQQPYVFNGTILENLLLGAKEGTTQEDILRAVELAEIREDIERMPLNYQTELTSDGAGISGGQRQRIALARALLTDAPVLILDEATSSLDILTEKRIVDNLMALDKTLIFIAHRLTIAERTEKVVVLNQGKIVEEGNHADLLARGEFYAHLVNS
- the purC gene encoding phosphoribosylaminoimidazolesuccinocarboxamide synthase; this encodes MSKKLIYSGKAKDIYTTEDENLIISTYKDQATAFNGVKKEQIAGKGVLNNQISSFIFEKLNAAGVATHFVDKLSDTEQLNKKVEIIPLEVVLRNYTAGSFSKRFGVEEGIAFETPIVEFYYKNDDLDDPFINDEHVKFLKIADDQQVAYLKEETRRINELLKAWFAEIGLKLIDFKLEFGFDKDGKIILADEFSPDNCRLWDADGNHMDKDVFRRGLGELTDVYEVVWEKLQALK